From Aedes albopictus strain Foshan chromosome 1, AalbF5, whole genome shotgun sequence, one genomic window encodes:
- the LOC109430385 gene encoding trypsin-1 isoform X1 → MKRYLGYLTQFLIVCILIGVIHCQEIGNAVDEQPNNEDSVVVHAEGNPGRQESAFLEWLEVLTGVQRPSPPLKPAENCTMCQCGRTNTVKRIVGGMETRVNQYPWMTILKYNNRFYCGGTLITDRHVMTAAHCVHGFSRTRMSVTLLDHDQSMLNETETITAKVERIYKHPKYSPLNYDNDIAVLRLDTVLQMTDKLRPVCQPTSGELYTGYNGIVTGWGTTSSGGSVSPTLQEVTVPIMSNEDCKNTSYSGDQITDNMMCAGYPEGMKDSCQGDSGGPLHVISKEMESENIHQIAGVVSWGQGCAKPDYPGVYSRVNRYEDFIKNNTIDGCYCTQ, encoded by the exons GAAATTGGTAATGCTGTCGACGAACAGCCGAACAATGAGGACAGCGTTGTCGTTCACGCTGAAGGAAATCCAGGCCGCCAAGAAAGTGCCTTTCTTGAGTGGTTAGAAGTATTAACAGGTGTTCAGCGTCCATCGCCTCCACTGAAGCCAGCTGAGAACTGTACCATGTGCC AATGCGGTCGTACCAATACGGTGAAGCGAATCGTGGGCGGTATGGAGACTCGTGTGAATCAGTATCCATGGATGACAATCCTCAAGTACAACAATCGGTTCTATTGTGGTGGCACGCTCATTACAGATCGGCACGTAATGACTGCTGCTCATTGCGTCCACGGCTTCAGTCGGACACGCATGAGCGTCACGCTATTGGATCACGACCAGAGTATGTTGAACGAGACGGAAACCATTACAGCGAAAGTTGAACGGATCTACAAGCACCCCAAGTATAGTCCACTGAACTACGATAACGACATTGCAGTTCTGAGACTGGATACCGTCCTGCAGATGACCGATAAGCTAAGGCCGGTCTGTCAGCCAACTTCCGGGGAACTGTATACTGGCTATAAT GGCATCGTGACGGGTTGGGGAACAACCTCCTCGGGAGGAAGTGTTTCGCCGACGCTTCAGGAAGTTACTGTACCGATCATGTCCAATGAAGATTGCAAAAACACCAGCTACAGTGGCGATCAAATCACCGATAACATGATGTGCGCTGGATATCCCGAGGGTATGAAGGACTCCTGTCAGGGCGACAGTGGAGGTCCGCTGCATGTGATCAGCAAGGAAATGGAGTCGGAGAACATTCATCAGATTGCCGGGGTGGTGTCCTGGGGTCAGGGATGCGCCAAACCAGACTACCCAGGGGTGTACAGCAGAGTGAACCGCTACGAAGATTTTATCAAAAATAACACGATCGATGGCTGTTACTGTACGCAGTAA